The DNA sequence CAGGCCGCCTCTGCGGGCACCTTCTCCAGCCAGACGCGCGCATCGACCTCGTCGGCGAGGTCATAGACTTTCAATTCGGTATCCGGCAGCGCGACGGCCTGCATTTTCGCTGACTGGCGTACCCAGGGCTGGTCGGTCAGAACCGCTACCTTGCCGAACCGCTTCTGAAGCGCGAAGAATTCCGCCTTGCGTGACCAGTCGCTGGCCACTGTGTGGAGACTGCCAAGATCCATGTGCTGCAGTCTGACCAGAAGTCCGCCAGGGGCGTCCTCGCTGGTGGTCTCCATCAATTGGTCCACCGCTTCGGGCATGGCATCCGGGTTGAGTTCGCCTTGCGCATCGATGGTGGTGAGAAGTTCGGTTTCGGCCTGGATCGTA is a window from the Hyphomonas sp. genome containing:
- a CDS encoding STAS/SEC14 domain-containing protein, which gives rise to MPYTIQAETELLTTIDAQGELNPDAMPEAVDQLMETTSEDAPGGLLVRLQHMDLGSLHTVASDWSRKAEFFALQKRFGKVAVLTDQPWVRQSAKMQAVALPDTELKVYDLADEVDARVWLEKVPAEAA